In a single window of the Anaplasma platys genome:
- the iscU gene encoding Fe-S cluster assembly scaffold IscU produces MSYSDEVLRRCKDPQNVGSLPKDADDVGTGLVGAPSCGDVMKLQIKVDEGGKIVDAKFKTFGCGAAIAASALATERIMGKTVDEACTLKNTVLARELSLPPVKIHCSLLAEDAVKAAVNDYRKKQEAKSIGGTISE; encoded by the coding sequence ATGAGTTACAGTGACGAAGTATTGCGTCGTTGCAAAGATCCTCAGAATGTGGGCTCCTTGCCGAAAGACGCTGATGATGTTGGAACTGGATTAGTAGGCGCCCCAAGCTGTGGTGATGTGATGAAGCTACAGATAAAGGTGGATGAGGGCGGTAAGATAGTGGACGCAAAGTTTAAGACTTTCGGTTGCGGTGCGGCTATAGCTGCTAGTGCTCTTGCTACAGAAAGGATTATGGGGAAGACCGTAGATGAGGCGTGTACGCTGAAGAATACGGTCTTGGCTAGGGAGTTGTCGCTTCCCCCCGTGAAAATACATTGTTCTTTGCTAGCAGAGGACGCGGTTAAGGCAGCGGTTAATGATTATCGCAAGAAGCAGGAAGCCAAGTCTATAGGTGGCACTATTAGCGAATAG
- a CDS encoding Hsp70 family protein, giving the protein MQLVDIAEPEIVKSHDAVYGIDLGTTNSLVAKAEKDGSVLVFEDASGSVLIPSIVGYSGGIPVAVGKRNVEAVTISSVKRLMGKGIGGVPRKFCGVPLVERDGGVALEIEKGLIVSPVEVSAEILRCLSKMVQEATGEPIAHAVVTVPAYFDEVARRETRNAAELAGIEVLRLLNEPTAALVAYEQISDGEICIVYDFGGGTFDVSVVKMHEGALQIIATAGDTSLGGDDIDFLLAKLVLQKYSGEQVRDEEVVPVDLLYDAKRTKELICKAGCEGKYDFKVGNGATFSCVIDSNEFGGLVECIVRRTVAILESAMLDAKVTVHDVSKVVLVGGSSRLPQVKESLKQMFGDKIYDDVDPERAVVIGAALQAYYLSDPASAPKSRVLIDVVPLSLSVETMGGIAEVIIPRNTPVPAVVAQEFTTYVDGQTMISIHVCQGEREIVVENRSLAKFDLQVPPLPAGAARVRVEFRVDMDGLLTVSAKDVLTGLEKNLEINSLRGVTQANIEQAVIDSVENFDSDMVLKELSKAKAEGDKVLEVLDVLIAGAEELLPDSELKEVLDAASSLKAALAESADVDEIHELVEKASLGVIRLKKKKNSVF; this is encoded by the coding sequence ATGCAGTTAGTAGATATAGCTGAGCCTGAAATTGTTAAGAGCCATGATGCTGTATATGGTATAGATCTTGGTACCACTAACTCTTTGGTAGCAAAGGCTGAAAAGGATGGCAGTGTGCTGGTCTTTGAGGATGCTTCTGGTAGTGTTCTTATCCCATCCATAGTTGGGTATAGCGGTGGTATTCCTGTTGCGGTAGGAAAGAGAAATGTCGAAGCAGTAACCATAAGCTCTGTCAAGAGGTTGATGGGTAAGGGTATAGGCGGTGTTCCGAGGAAATTTTGTGGCGTGCCCTTAGTTGAAAGAGATGGCGGGGTTGCTTTAGAAATAGAAAAGGGGCTTATTGTCTCTCCCGTTGAGGTATCAGCAGAGATTTTAAGGTGTCTTAGTAAGATGGTGCAAGAAGCTACTGGAGAGCCAATTGCGCACGCTGTGGTTACTGTTCCGGCGTACTTTGACGAAGTTGCTAGGAGAGAAACTCGTAACGCAGCTGAGCTTGCGGGTATAGAAGTATTGAGATTGCTTAATGAACCCACGGCAGCGCTTGTTGCATATGAGCAGATCTCTGATGGCGAGATTTGTATCGTGTACGATTTTGGTGGTGGCACATTCGATGTGTCAGTTGTTAAAATGCACGAGGGGGCCCTACAGATAATTGCCACTGCTGGCGATACATCATTGGGCGGAGATGATATAGACTTCCTTTTAGCAAAGTTAGTGCTCCAAAAGTACAGCGGGGAACAAGTGCGCGATGAGGAGGTTGTGCCAGTGGACCTTCTGTATGACGCAAAGCGCACGAAAGAGCTTATCTGCAAAGCAGGCTGTGAAGGGAAGTATGACTTCAAAGTAGGGAATGGTGCTACTTTTTCATGTGTAATAGATAGTAATGAGTTTGGGGGCTTAGTAGAATGTATAGTCAGGAGAACTGTTGCTATATTGGAGTCAGCTATGCTTGATGCTAAAGTTACCGTTCATGATGTTTCCAAAGTCGTTCTAGTTGGTGGATCTTCAAGGTTGCCACAGGTTAAAGAGTCGCTTAAGCAAATGTTTGGCGACAAGATATATGATGATGTTGATCCGGAGCGGGCGGTTGTGATAGGTGCTGCCTTGCAGGCGTATTATCTTTCAGATCCCGCTTCTGCGCCTAAAAGTAGAGTTCTTATAGATGTTGTACCTTTGTCGCTGTCCGTTGAGACTATGGGGGGAATTGCTGAAGTTATTATACCTCGGAACACTCCTGTTCCCGCGGTGGTAGCTCAAGAGTTTACTACATATGTGGATGGGCAGACTATGATCAGTATTCACGTCTGTCAAGGGGAGCGGGAAATTGTTGTGGAAAATAGGTCATTAGCCAAGTTTGACTTACAAGTTCCTCCATTACCTGCCGGTGCAGCAAGGGTTAGGGTTGAGTTTAGAGTAGACATGGATGGGTTGCTCACTGTATCGGCAAAAGATGTTTTGACTGGTCTGGAAAAGAATCTAGAAATAAACTCACTTCGTGGGGTTACGCAGGCCAATATTGAGCAAGCAGTCATAGATTCGGTAGAGAATTTCGATTCTGATATGGTTTTGAAAGAGCTAAGTAAAGCTAAGGCAGAAGGTGATAAGGTTCTTGAAGTGTTGGACGTGCTTATAGCTGGTGCAGAAGAGTTGCTTCCAGACAGTGAGCTAAAAGAGGTGCTAGATGCTGCATCCTCCCTCAAGGCAGCGCTAGCGGAATCGGCGGATGTAGATGAGATTCATGAGTTAGTAGAGAAGGCAAGCCTTGGGGTTATTCGGCTTAAGAAAAAGAAGAATAGTGTTTTTTGA
- a CDS encoding ferredoxin family 2Fe-2S iron-sulfur cluster binding protein — MPFVTFVSPDGTKETYEAYEGETLLTLAHRNKVDLEGACEGSMACSTCHLIVAPEWYGKVEECNELTDNENDMLDMAFGLTETSRLGCQIVMTKELDGLCVMLPGETRNVSFNHSED; from the coding sequence ATGCCATTTGTGACGTTTGTTTCTCCTGACGGTACCAAGGAGACTTACGAAGCATATGAAGGGGAGACTCTTCTCACTCTTGCTCATAGGAACAAAGTTGATTTAGAAGGCGCATGCGAAGGCTCTATGGCCTGTTCCACGTGCCATCTAATTGTTGCTCCTGAGTGGTATGGTAAGGTAGAGGAGTGCAACGAGCTAACAGATAACGAAAATGATATGTTAGATATGGCGTTTGGGTTGACTGAGACGTCTAGACTGGGATGCCAGATTGTCATGACTAAGGAGTTGGATGGATTGTGTGTGATGCTGCCTGGGGAGACTAGGAATGTGTCATTCAACCACAGTGAAGACTAA
- a CDS encoding Fe-S protein assembly co-chaperone HscB, whose amino-acid sequence MSEDYFALLGLRDVSFSIDLPLMEKNYIGIQRSSHPDRFFSIRDKETAARHIAKVNKAYLILKSPESRAEYILSVGGVKLSDEDRSKIVEEIFSLKLNGVDVGAEVSNCLKSMEKAFAECQMYEAAIQLERLKYLKRMSSGIEGYAVSRYS is encoded by the coding sequence ATGTCTGAGGATTATTTCGCATTACTTGGCTTGAGAGATGTGAGTTTCTCAATAGACCTTCCTCTTATGGAAAAGAATTATATCGGAATTCAGCGTTCTTCTCATCCGGATAGATTTTTCTCCATAAGGGATAAAGAAACCGCGGCGCGCCATATAGCAAAGGTCAATAAGGCGTATCTTATACTAAAATCTCCGGAATCTCGTGCAGAATACATACTTTCTGTTGGGGGGGTAAAACTGAGCGATGAGGATAGGAGTAAAATCGTCGAGGAAATATTCAGTCTCAAGCTCAATGGGGTTGATGTTGGAGCAGAGGTGTCAAATTGTTTAAAGTCCATGGAAAAGGCTTTTGCAGAGTGTCAGATGTATGAAGCTGCAATTCAGCTTGAAAGGCTTAAATATCTCAAGAGAATGTCTAGTGGGATTGAGGGGTATGCAGTTAGTAGATATAGCTGA
- a CDS encoding HesB/IscA family protein encodes MVEGVSRGDDKGVAEFPVEITDAALQKMKELLLDKKDCGVAIRILIKQKGCYGLRYYVEYAYDERPLEVKIKRMVDGFDVTILIEPKAMMFIRGTTIDYYSDKLSSGFTFNNPNEKGRCGCGKSFYV; translated from the coding sequence ATGGTTGAGGGTGTGTCGCGAGGTGATGATAAGGGGGTGGCTGAATTTCCTGTTGAGATCACTGATGCAGCGCTGCAGAAAATGAAAGAGTTGTTGCTTGATAAGAAGGACTGTGGGGTGGCAATCCGGATACTTATAAAGCAAAAGGGGTGCTATGGTCTCAGGTATTACGTTGAGTATGCCTATGATGAGAGGCCTTTAGAAGTTAAGATTAAGAGGATGGTAGACGGGTTTGACGTTACTATACTCATAGAGCCAAAAGCCATGATGTTCATACGCGGAACCACTATAGACTACTACAGCGATAAGTTGTCATCTGGTTTTACTTTTAATAACCCTAATGAAAAAGGTAGATGTGGGTGTGGTAAAAGTTTTTATGTCTGA